A window of Immundisolibacter sp. genomic DNA:
GCGCAGCACGTCGTCCCGACGCGCACTGACCAGCTGCGGTATCTGGTCGGTGGGTCGCGTGCGAACGACCAGGGCGTTACTCCTGACCTGGTACTCACCCGGGATTTGACTGCGGCGTGCCCGCACGCTGGTCACGAAGCGACGCACGAAGGTGTAGGGGTTCTCGGCCACCGTGTTGATCGCGTCTTTCTGCTGATTGATGCGGATTTGCAGGCTGCCGATGGTCTCGTCCAGGTACGGATTTTCAAGACCAATCCGCCGCTCGTGGCCGCGCTCATAGAAGCCACGCGGCGGCGCCACATAGCGGATGTCCTCGGTCAGCAGCGCCAGCCAGCCGTCGTAGTCGCGGCTGTCGAGGCAGTCCACTTCGTCGTCGATAAACTCGTGAATCTGGCGGTATTCGCGGTCGTCGACCGGCTCGCCGGTGGTACGCGGTTGCATGCGCCGTCCCTCCTCAGGCGGTGTTCATCAGGTGGTACCAATGCCGCAGGATGTCGAACTCCCCGACCTCGGACCAGATGGTGGGGTAGACCTTGCCCGGGCCGGGATAGTCCTCGACCAGCTGGCCCCGGTAATGCTGGACCATCTCGAAGCTGGCTGCCTCGCGCTGCGCAACCGCCCCGCGGGTGGCGCAGCCGATGGACGCCCACACCTCGGCGTCGTCCTGGTCGAAAGTGCCGGCAAAACTGAACGTGCGCAGGCCAGAGCGCATGGTCATGGCTTTCCACTCCTCACTGGCCTCTTTCTCGGCCAGGAACCAGCCCCAGATTTCGGTGCGGTCCGGCGCCACCGGCTGCCACACCCGGATGTTCAAAAAACACACTGGCGGCTCGGCCAGATCGGTTCGACCCGGCCCTTCAACGGACGAGAAATTCGGGAATATGGTCTGCACCCCGGCAAAGTTGCGCGCCACGACTTTGACCTGCCCCGGCGACAGCGCCTGGTGGTACAGCGGCACGCACTCCGGTGGTCGACCCAGAAACTCCGGAATCATCTCGGGCGACAGCGAGGTCGTGCCGTTATGGCCGTTGCCCATGACGATGGCGGGGCCTTCTTCGAGCGCCTTTATCAGCGCCTCTTGCGCGCCGGCGAAGTCGCCAAAGGACAGCCGCGAGATCGGCCCGTGCACCTTGGTGGCGTGCGGGCCGTCGGCACCGAAATTGGCCGCGCCGAGTTTCCAGTTGCCGTTCACCACCCACTTGTGCGGTGGACCGAGTACGACCATGCCGCCCGGCGTGCGGGCGTGGTAGAGGTCCAGGTACCAGCGCGCGTCGCCCAGGTAGTCGTCCAGACTCCCCAGCTCCGGGTTGAAGGTGGCAAATATCAAGCCGGCGTAGGTGGCCACGCGCGCTTCGACCAGGCGCTGCTTGTGCTGCGCGCCGATCTGTTCGTAGCGCCCTGGCGGATGGCAGGTGGCCAGCAGACGGCCGGTATTCTCGTAGGTCCAGCCGTGATACGGGCACACGTAGCTCGGTGCATTGCCGGCCTCGCTGCGCAGGACCAGGGCCCCGCGGTGCGGGCACATGTTCAGGAAAACCCGCAGCTGTCCGTGATTGTCGCGGGTCAGGATGACTGGGTCCTGACTCATCTGGCGGGTGACGTAATCCCCATTGCGCGGCACTTCCGTGTCGTGACCGACGTACAGCCAGGCGCGGCCGAATACGCGTTCCTGCTCAACCCGGAACACGTCCCAGTCGGCGTATGCCTTCATGCTGACCAGGCCGTGTTGCTCGTCCACCAGCGCAGCCAGGTCAAGTCCGTTGTTCGACATTACATCCCCTCCTTGGGCGCCGCGCGCGGCTTGCGAGATACCAACGCAGCTATGGGTAACCTAACGCTCGTTGATGTTAGTCCGGGCAGCGATGAGTTGACCAGTCCAGCTTGGCCAAGATCCACCCGTGAGCGGACGCGCTACTGTTCCTCGGCTGTCGTTGCCTGCTGAAAATACGGCAGCACCTCGCGCGCAATCGCCTCCATGTTCTGGCGCGTCATGTCCGCCGGCAGGGTGCCGAACTGGGTCTTGACCAGTACCGTGTTGAAGCCGGCCAGTTCCTGGTAAGCCGCCAGGCGCTCGCGCACGGTGCTGGGGCTGCCGATGATGATGACGCCGGCGTCGTTCAGCGACCGCACCGTCTGCGGCTTGCCGATCATGTCCGGCTGGATGTGCTTGAACGACTCCAGCGACGTGTAACCCGGCGGCAGCAGCATCTCGAACGGCATGCGCAGGAACTCGTTCTGGATCGCCTCGGCGTGCGGGCCGGCTTCGCGCAGGGCCTGTTCGTCGGTCTCGGCGACGTAGATCGTCGTCGACCAGGCGCACTGGTCCCAGGTGGCGGCGTAGCCGGCCTTGTCGGCTTCTTGGCGGTACTTGTTGAAAAAGCCGGCCACGGTCTTGATGGCGCCCAGGGTCTGGCAGTAGGTGTAGCGGTGGCGGGCCGCCCAGGCGATGGTCTCGGCCGAGCCCTGTGAAGGCACCCACACCGGCGGGTGTGGATCCTGATAGGGCCGCGGCCACAGGTTCACGTACTTGTAGTGGTAGTACTCGCCGTCGAACTCGAACGGACCCGGCTCGGTCCAGGCGCGGATGATCAGGTCGTGGGCTTCCTGAAAACGCGCCAGCGACTCGGCCGGATTGACGCCCGTAGAGTGGTACTCGGCGCCGATGCCGCGCACGAAGCCGGCGATGAAACGACCCCGGCAGATGTTGTCCAGCATCGCGAATTCTTCGGCGATGTTCAGCGGGTTGTTCACCAGCGGCAGGGCGCGGCCCAGGATGGCGATCTTGGCCCGCTTGACGCTGCGTGCCAGCGCGCCTGCCAGCACGCCAGGCACCGGCATCAGGCCGTAGGGGGTCTGGTGGTGCTCGTTGACGCACACGCCGTCGAAGCCGAGCTGGTCGGCGTATTCCAGTTCGTCGAGATACCGGTTGTAGAGGGCCGCGCCGACCTTCGGATCGTAATGGCGGTTCGGAAACGTGACCCAGGCGCTGCCGTGCTCGCGGATCAGGCTGACGTCCATGTCCGCGTAGGGCATGAGGTGAAAATTGAAAAACTTCATACGCTGGCCTCCGCGGCGCAAACCGCGTTCACGAACTGCGTCACCGCGCCCGCACACGGCTGCGGCTGCTCGATGGGCGGCAGGTGGCCGCAACCGTCCAGCACCGTCAGGCACGCGCCGGGTATCAAGCGTTGGTATTCCTGCCCGATCGGCAGCGGAAACAGGCGGTCGTGCTCACCCCACACCACGTGCGTTGGGACTCGGATACGGTGCAGCCACTGCGGCAAATAGGGATCGTAGGACCGTGGCTGCCAGACCAGGCGCGCGGTGGTAAAGCGGTTCTTGAGCTGGCGCTCGCGCTCCTCGGGCGGCAGGTCCAGGGCCAGCAGCTGGTCGGCGACGGACTGATCGTGGATCAGCGCCCGCAGGGTCTGCTCCGGGTTGCCCATGAAGTTGTCGATGCGCGCCACGCCATGCACGTGTACTCCGGCGGCGGAAATCAGCGTCAGGGATTTGATGCGCGAGCAGTCCTTGATGGCCAGCGCCGCGGCGGTCCAGCCGCCCAGGCTGTGGCCAACCAGGTGCACGCCGGTCAGGTCCAGCTCCTGCAGCACGTCCAGGTAGTAATAGGCCAGATCCTCGACCCGCTTTAGCCAGGCAGGTGTGTCCGAATCGCCAAACCCCGGATGCTCCGGCACGTACAGTTCGAAGTCCCCTGCCAGCTGGTCCATGAACGGCAGCCACTGGCTGGCGCCGCCCGCGCCGTGCAGGAACAACAGGGTTGGGTTTGCGCGCCGGGTGCCGGGGGCCCGCCCTGCATCAGCTTTACCCGTACGCCAGCCAGCATGCGCACGGCCTGGGTATGGCTCATCCTTCCTCCTCGCCGCTTGAAGTGCCGGTGTGGCCTGCGGCTTATGTTGTGAGTACTTGAACTGGCAATCCTAACCCTGACCGGAAATGCCGGACCAAGCGCCGCTCAAGTGCCCATCTCGCACACGAAATCCTCGAACTTGCCGTTAGCCGCAACCGGTAGCTGCTCCAGCCGTTGCAGGACAATGACGAATGGGTAACCCAGGCGCTGCTGCAGCATCTGCCGTAGCGCCGTTTCCTGCGGCTGCGTCAATGGCTGGGCGGTGACCAGTTCGACCTCGATACGCTTCAGCGCGGTCTGGCGCAGGCGAAACTGGCGCACCGGCGCGATGGCCAGCCAAGCATCGGCCGGAAAGCTCGGCCAGTGCTGACTGCCATCCGGAAACCGCAGCAGGTTGCGCTGTCGGCCGCGGATGCGGCGCAGCACCGGCAGACCACGCCCACAGGCGCAGGGCGGTCCGAGCTCGGCATAATCGCCGATGGCGTAGCGCACCAGCGGCATGGCGAAGTTGTGCAGCGTGGTCAGCACCACCTGGCCGGTGACACCCGGTGCGCACGGCTGGCCGGCCGAGTCCAGGATCTCGACCAGCAGGTTCTCGGCCTGCACGTGGTAGTGCTCCGGCACTTGCGGACACTGCAATGCGATGTAGCCGGCCTCCTCGCAGCTGTAGATGTCGGCCAGCGGCAGACCCCAAACGTCCTGGCACAGACCCCGCAGGTCGTCCGCCAGCGCTTCGCCAAAGCTGCCCAACCCGCGCAGCCGGGCTGGGCGCGCACCACGCACTCGGGCTTCCAGCAGCAGGCCGCGCAGGTTGCTCGGGTGGGTCAGCAAATAGTCCGGATCCTTCGCCAGCAGCCAGTCGAGCTGCTGCGCAATCGGCGTATGGATAGGCAGGGTCACCGCCGGACCGGTGGCGAACACTGCCTCCACCGCACGTCCCCAGCCCTCAAGGCGATTGTCGGTCACCTGGGTGCGAATGGCGGCAAAGCAGCCGGCAAAGTCGCGCCGCTGCCACAGGTGCTCGCGCAGATTCAGGGCGCCAAAAAAGAAGTGGCTGAGCTCGGTCTCGTATCCGTGCAGCGGCCGGCCGGTGGAGCCGGAGGTGTGGTATTCGATCAGTTGACCGTGGTCAGCCGGCACGGCGCGGCTGCGCAGCGCCTCGCCCAGGTCCTGCACGTCGGCCCGCTGCAGCAGCGGCAGTTCCGACCAGGCCGGGGCCAACGCGTCGCCCTGATCCAGCGGCAGACCGGCCAGGCGCTCGCCATAGGCCGGCACCGTGTCTCGCGCGTGGCGCAGCAGGGCGCCGAGCTGGCGGCGACCGGAGGCGGCCAGCTGCACGGGCGACCACCATTCGCTTTGCGCAAGCTGATAGTGCAAGGCCAGCAGGCTGGCGCCGGCACTGTCCGGCAGCGCCGGCCACAGCAGACCTGCGACCGCGGAACGTGGGCTCGGTGGGTCAGTCACGCCGCCAGGCAACGACGCCGTTCATGTCCTCGCTCAGGGCTTCGATGTCGATGTTGTAGGCCAGGCCGACGCGCTCGCCATCGGCGCCTGCAAAAAAACCGTGCAGCGTGGCGGCGCAGCCAGCAAAACACAGCACACCGGTCACCTGCAGGCGGCTGTCGGCGGTCATCGAGATACGCGCGCCATCGATATGCAAGCCGCTCGCGGTCAGATCGTAGCGACCGCTGGGTACCGTGATGGCGAGCTTGAGCGTGATCTTGCCGGTTCCAAAGTCCGCTTCCAGCGCACCGTTCTCGAGGAAGGTCGTCGCCGCCATGCCGCCTTCACCGGCGGTCGGCGCCACCTGGCCGCCGAGCAGGGAATAGCGCGCGGCGCCTTGTAGCACCTCCGGAGTGGAACCGGCCACGTAGTAGATGGCGTTTCGCACGCCCTCGCCACCGGTGATGTCCACCCCGCCGTGACGGCCGTCCCCGCCGGTGCTGCCGTGACCCCAGCGGCCCCAGGCAATGATGCCGTCATTGCCGGAATGGCCAACTGGCAGGTCCCAGGTCACGGCGCCGCCATCGCCAAATGCCCGCAGCACACCGGTGGTGTCGAATTGCGCCGCGGCGGGCGGGTAGTAATGCACCGGCGGATCGTCGCCCGGCAGGTGAAAGTCATGCGCAATCGCCACCTGCCAGACCGGTGCCCCGGCAGGCGCCGCCGCCGCATTCGGCGCTACCAGGCCGGTGCCCAGCAGCACCGCCGCCACCCTGCGCCGACCATGTCTCACCCGCCCAGCTTCTTGCCACGTAGCCACACCAGCCCCCTCAAACCGAGCACGATCGCCACACCCAGCGCCGACCATAGCGTGATCGGCGGCAGGCCGCCATACCACTTTTCGGGCGTAAGCCAACCGGGCACCCCGTAGGCTACATGCAGTGCGCCAAACAGCA
This region includes:
- a CDS encoding phenylacetate--CoA ligase family protein — encoded protein: MTDPPSPRSAVAGLLWPALPDSAGASLLALHYQLAQSEWWSPVQLAASGRRQLGALLRHARDTVPAYGERLAGLPLDQGDALAPAWSELPLLQRADVQDLGEALRSRAVPADHGQLIEYHTSGSTGRPLHGYETELSHFFFGALNLREHLWQRRDFAGCFAAIRTQVTDNRLEGWGRAVEAVFATGPAVTLPIHTPIAQQLDWLLAKDPDYLLTHPSNLRGLLLEARVRGARPARLRGLGSFGEALADDLRGLCQDVWGLPLADIYSCEEAGYIALQCPQVPEHYHVQAENLLVEILDSAGQPCAPGVTGQVVLTTLHNFAMPLVRYAIGDYAELGPPCACGRGLPVLRRIRGRQRNLLRFPDGSQHWPSFPADAWLAIAPVRQFRLRQTALKRIEVELVTAQPLTQPQETALRQMLQQRLGYPFVIVLQRLEQLPVAANGKFEDFVCEMGT
- a CDS encoding aromatic ring-hydroxylating dioxygenase subunit alpha; protein product: MSNNGLDLAALVDEQHGLVSMKAYADWDVFRVEQERVFGRAWLYVGHDTEVPRNGDYVTRQMSQDPVILTRDNHGQLRVFLNMCPHRGALVLRSEAGNAPSYVCPYHGWTYENTGRLLATCHPPGRYEQIGAQHKQRLVEARVATYAGLIFATFNPELGSLDDYLGDARWYLDLYHARTPGGMVVLGPPHKWVVNGNWKLGAANFGADGPHATKVHGPISRLSFGDFAGAQEALIKALEEGPAIVMGNGHNGTTSLSPEMIPEFLGRPPECVPLYHQALSPGQVKVVARNFAGVQTIFPNFSSVEGPGRTDLAEPPVCFLNIRVWQPVAPDRTEIWGWFLAEKEASEEWKAMTMRSGLRTFSFAGTFDQDDAEVWASIGCATRGAVAQREAASFEMVQHYRGQLVEDYPGPGKVYPTIWSEVGEFDILRHWYHLMNTA
- a CDS encoding alpha/beta fold hydrolase, translated to MFLHGAGGASQWLPFMDQLAGDFELYVPEHPGFGDSDTPAWLKRVEDLAYYYLDVLQELDLTGVHLVGHSLGGWTAAALAIKDCSRIKSLTLISAAGVHVHGVARIDNFMGNPEQTLRALIHDQSVADQLLALDLPPEERERQLKNRFTTARLVWQPRSYDPYLPQWLHRIRVPTHVVWGEHDRLFPLPIGQEYQRLIPGACLTVLDGCGHLPPIEQPQPCAGAVTQFVNAVCAAEASV
- a CDS encoding LLM class flavin-dependent oxidoreductase — encoded protein: MKFFNFHLMPYADMDVSLIREHGSAWVTFPNRHYDPKVGAALYNRYLDELEYADQLGFDGVCVNEHHQTPYGLMPVPGVLAGALARSVKRAKIAILGRALPLVNNPLNIAEEFAMLDNICRGRFIAGFVRGIGAEYHSTGVNPAESLARFQEAHDLIIRAWTEPGPFEFDGEYYHYKYVNLWPRPYQDPHPPVWVPSQGSAETIAWAARHRYTYCQTLGAIKTVAGFFNKYRQEADKAGYAATWDQCAWSTTIYVAETDEQALREAGPHAEAIQNEFLRMPFEMLLPPGYTSLESFKHIQPDMIGKPQTVRSLNDAGVIIIGSPSTVRERLAAYQELAGFNTVLVKTQFGTLPADMTRQNMEAIAREVLPYFQQATTAEEQ
- a CDS encoding aromatic-ring-hydroxylating dioxygenase subunit beta — encoded protein: MQPRTTGEPVDDREYRQIHEFIDDEVDCLDSRDYDGWLALLTEDIRYVAPPRGFYERGHERRIGLENPYLDETIGSLQIRINQQKDAINTVAENPYTFVRRFVTSVRARRSQIPGEYQVRSNALVVRTRPTDQIPQLVSARRDDVLRRVDGQLKLAARTVYFDHNVFHTGNLAFFV